The segment CCGCGAACCACACGCCGTCCTGGAAACGGGCCGCTTGACGCTCGGCGAGCTTGATGGCGAGCCTCGTCTTCCCTCCCCCGCCCACTCCCGTCACGGTGAGCAGGCGGTGCTCCATGAGGAGGCGCGAGCACTCCGCCAGGTCCTGCTCGCGGCCGATGAAGCGCGTGCGCTCGAGCGGAAGATGATGGGTGGCGCCCTCGGACACCCGAGGCGCCGAGGCGCCCGCGACGAGCGATGCCATCGAAACCGCCTCGGCAAACGCGGCCGCCGTCGGATAACGGTCCGCTGGAGCTTTCGCGAGCGCGCGCGCGACCACGGCGGCCAGCTCCACCGGCGTCTCGGGACGAAGGTCGGTGAGTGATGGCGGCGCGGTGCTGAGATGCTGCAGCGCGAGCGACTCGGTGGCTCCGGTGAAAGGTGGAGCGCCGGCCAGCATCTCGAAGGTGACGCAGCCGAGGCTGTAGAGATCGGTCCTGCCATCCACGGCCGCGCCGGCGACGAGCTGCTCCGGCGCCATGTACGACGGTGTGCCGAGGATCGCTCCGTGCGCGGTGCGGCCCATGGCAGCCTCGGATCCGGTGGCGCGCGCGATGCCGAAATCGGCGACCAGCGCCATGCCGTCGGCAAGCAGAATGTTGTCGGGCTTGATGTCCCGGTGTACGAGGCCTTGCCGATGGGCGTATCCCAGGGCGCTGGCGATCTCGCGGGCAAGGCGCACGGCGTCCTCGACCGGCAGACGCTTCTCGCGCTCGATCAAGGCGCGCAAGGTCTCCCCTTGAACGAAGGGCATGACGTAGTAGAGCCGGCCTTCCACGACGCCCGAGTCGTGCAGCGGCAGGATGTGCGGGTGCGTCAGCCGGGCGGCGATGGTGATCTCCCGCCGGAAGCGATCGTCGCCGATCTCCGACGCGACTTCGGGACTCAGGACCTTGATGGCCACACGGCGCCCGTGCTTCAGGTCCTCGGCGAGGTAGACCGTCGCCATTCCGCCGCGTCCGATCTCGTCGAGGACTCGGTAGCGGTCGGCGAGGCCCTGCTTCAGGAGCGCGAGAAGTTCCTGCACATGTCGAGGATGAGCGCGTTCCCTCGGCCGCGCAAGGCAGCACGGTGGGCGCGCGGACACGCCGCTTTGCGAACGGTTCGAAGTCGCGCTAGCGTGGCGTCATGACATTCGACGTTCGTCCCACGAGCGCCGACCGCGTGCGCGTCCGAGTCCAGCGTCTCTCACACGCGGCGGATCTTCCGTTGCCCAGCTATGCGTCACCCGGCGCCGCGGGCCTCGACGTGAGGGCCGCGCTGGGCGAGCCGATCGAGATCGCGTCGAGCGGCATTGCGCGCATTCCCACCGGATTGGTGGTCGAGATCCCGGCCGGCTTCGAGCTGCAGATCCGCCCGCGCTCGGGGATCGCCGCGCGGCATGGCGTCACGCTGGCCAATGCTCCAGCCACGATCGACTCCGACTACCGCGGCGAGATCCTGGTGGCGCTCATCAACCACGGGCCATCGCCGTTCACGGTCGCGCGCGGAGACCGCATCGCGCAGCTGGTGCTGGCGCGGGTGCCCGTGGTCGAGTGGGACGAAGTGAACGAGCTCTCCGAGACCGCCCGGGGCGCGGGCGGCTTCGGTCACACGGGAGTGGCTTGACCCGCTGAACGCAGGGCTGCTGCTACGGGTCACGCCGGTAGCGCCGCAGGGGCGGCGTTCGCCAGGCGACCCACGCGGTCGCCAGCAGGCAGGCGAGCCCTCCGCTCACCACCGAAGCGCGCGCGCCGAAGCCCTGCGCGACGAGCCCCGCCTCGAGCTCCCCGAGCTGCGGACCGCCCATGAAGAACGCCATGTTCACGCCGGTCATCCTTCCCCGCATGGCATCCGGAGTGTTGAGCTGGCGGATGACGTTGCGGATCACCATGCTGACCGTGTCGGTCGCCCCGGTCAGCGCCAGGCAGAGAAACGTGAGCCAGAAGTCCTGAGACCAACCGAACAACACGGTGGCCAATCCGTAGCCGGCGACCGACCAGAGCATGACGGCGCCGCGGCGCTCGATCTTGTCCATCAGCGGCACGAGGGCGAGGCTGGTCAGCATCGCTCCCACCGATGGCGCGGCCGTCAGCAGCCCGTAGCCGCGCGCCCCGACCTTCAGGATGTCCTGGGCGAAGATCGGCAAGAGCGCGGTCGCCGAGGCGAAGAAGGTGGCGAAGAAGTCCAGCAGCATGGTCGAGCGAATGAGCGGCGCGCCGAACACGAAGCGAAGACCCTCGAGCGCCGCGGCCATGCTGATGCGCGGGCTTCTGTCGTGCTCGCGGCGTTCCGGACCGCGCATCATCACCAGCGCGCCGATCACGAACAGGAACGACACGGCGTTGAGCGCATACGCCCATGCCACGCCGAGCGTCGCGATGACCAGACCGCCGGCCGCGGGACCGAGCACCGATGCGGTCTGGAACATGATGGTGTTGAGCGCGATCGCGTTCGGCAGATCCTCGCGCGGGACGAGATTCGGGATCAGCGATTGCCTCGCCGGGCCGTCGAACGAGCCGAAGGCCGCGCTGCAGGCCGCGAGCAGATAGACCGGCCACACGCTGGTCACAGAGGCGTACGTGACTGCCGCGAGCAAGGCCGCGGACAGGGCCATCCCCGCCTGGGTGACGAGCATGAGGCGGCGCCGGTCCATGGCGTCGGCGACCACACCGGCCACCACCGAGAGACCGATGATCGGGAGCACTCGCACGAGCCCCACCATCCCGAGCGCCAGACCCCGGTGCGACTCCGGAACCAGCAGGGACACGTGCCAGAGGATCGCGGCCGACTGCATCATCGAGCCGGCCATCGAGATCAGCTGGCTTCCCCACAGGAGGCGGAAGTCACGATGGCGCAGCGCCACCAGGGCGGAGGCTCTTGGCGCGGCGGTCACGGCCGCAGCCTATCCGCCGGGAACTCGGCCCTTCAAACCCGGCGCATGGCTCCGATCAATTGGTCTTGGCCCAACCGGTCGCGGTCGAGTAATCTCCGCGCCGCTTTTTGACCGGGACGCCAAGCCGCTTTCCTGGGAATCACACTCGACGAGGAATTCATGGAAACGCCCGATCCGCCCGACCAGCCGCCTCCCACCTACATGTCGCCGAAGCTGCGCGAGAAGCTCTACGACCAGCCCGGCCGCCTGGGTCGAGACTCCAGTCACGACCAGCCCCCCTCGTGGATGGGGCCGGTGATCCTCGGCTTGCTGGCCGTGGCCGTGGTGTTGGTCGGCATGGGCATCATGCGGTCGAACGCGGAGAGGAAGCGCCTGGCCGTGATCGCACGCGCGGACTCGCTGCGCAACGCGCGAACCGCCGACAGCCTTGCCGTGATCATGCGCGACTCGCTGCGCGCCGACAGCATCCGCACCGCCGCGCTGCCGAAGCCCACACCCAGACCCTCCGCGGCGCCCGCGTCCGCCCCGAGCGCCGGTGGCGCGACCGCGGCTGCCCCGCCGCCTGCAGAGACCCGGAAGTACGGCCTCATCGTCGGCGAGTTCATCGATGAGGCGCGCGCCAACGAGGTGAAGGATCAGCTGGCGTCCAGCACGTCACTTCCGGGACGCGTCATCTCCGTGGACAACGGCAATGCCTTCCGCGTCATCCTCGGATCGTTCGACGGCCGGGCCGCGGCCGACAGGGCCGCCGGGGACCTCAGCAGCAAGGGCCTCGTCAGCGAGGCGCGCGTCACCGCGCTGCCCAAGTAGCCCGCACGCACGCCGGCAAGGCGATCG is part of the Candidatus Eisenbacteria bacterium genome and harbors:
- the dut gene encoding dUTP diphosphatase — protein: MTFDVRPTSADRVRVRVQRLSHAADLPLPSYASPGAAGLDVRAALGEPIEIASSGIARIPTGLVVEIPAGFELQIRPRSGIAARHGVTLANAPATIDSDYRGEILVALINHGPSPFTVARGDRIAQLVLARVPVVEWDEVNELSETARGAGGFGHTGVA
- a CDS encoding MFS transporter — translated: MTAAPRASALVALRHRDFRLLWGSQLISMAGSMMQSAAILWHVSLLVPESHRGLALGMVGLVRVLPIIGLSVVAGVVADAMDRRRLMLVTQAGMALSAALLAAVTYASVTSVWPVYLLAACSAAFGSFDGPARQSLIPNLVPREDLPNAIALNTIMFQTASVLGPAAGGLVIATLGVAWAYALNAVSFLFVIGALVMMRGPERREHDRSPRISMAAALEGLRFVFGAPLIRSTMLLDFFATFFASATALLPIFAQDILKVGARGYGLLTAAPSVGAMLTSLALVPLMDKIERRGAVMLWSVAGYGLATVLFGWSQDFWLTFLCLALTGATDTVSMVIRNVIRQLNTPDAMRGRMTGVNMAFFMGGPQLGELEAGLVAQGFGARASVVSGGLACLLATAWVAWRTPPLRRYRRDP
- a CDS encoding SPOR domain-containing protein → METPDPPDQPPPTYMSPKLREKLYDQPGRLGRDSSHDQPPSWMGPVILGLLAVAVVLVGMGIMRSNAERKRLAVIARADSLRNARTADSLAVIMRDSLRADSIRTAALPKPTPRPSAAPASAPSAGGATAAAPPPAETRKYGLIVGEFIDEARANEVKDQLASSTSLPGRVISVDNGNAFRVILGSFDGRAAADRAAGDLSSKGLVSEARVTALPK